The Arvicanthis niloticus isolate mArvNil1 chromosome 2, mArvNil1.pat.X, whole genome shotgun sequence genome includes a window with the following:
- the Zscan29 gene encoding LOW QUALITY PROTEIN: zinc finger and SCAN domain-containing protein 29 (The sequence of the model RefSeq protein was modified relative to this genomic sequence to represent the inferred CDS: inserted 1 base in 1 codon; deleted 3 bases in 2 codons; substituted 3 bases at 3 genomic stop codons), translating to MAKPPRRGNGTNSESLWQHFRRLHYQEVAGPREAFSQLWELCCRWLRLKVRTKEQIVELLVLEQFLTMLPGEIQNWVQKQCPENGEEVVTLVEDLEREPGRPGHWVTVSVKGQEMHSEKITPLKSSQELSVLQESVEPQPKGVSKKERARSPALRLQEQMDPKENLKPFQRSGFLFPKPNVVSRLDQGEPLISDLLSSKEKDVSKGNSTGASLLPSKGERIGWTEQDHWVFDDEKMVGVHWGNKETRTFLAILSQIEFYEALRNCHRNSQVYGAVAERLCEYVFLRTMEQCWTKFKGLQKSYRKVKSGHPPDTCPFFEEMEALMSAQVISLPMNGLEEAASHSGQASSDAETEEPGQRDWQQEDGEEAIAGRSDSDDLEVXPQDPDNPPASVLFXSPSGIHWGYEETKTYLSILSETQFYGALQNCHXNSQLYGAVAERLWEYGSLRTPEQCRTKFKSLQISYRKVKNGQAPETCPFEEMDALVSAQVAAPPIDDQEKETASCCLQRTSEAEPKEQDEDTEDEDSDDEDDTEIPPGTVITQSPSGFEAGFDNEENSKRDISEEVQLHRTLLARSERKIPRLVNQSKASKNEFSSESQWGKTQKEKKRQLAFPEKSIGKILTYQRPGLEDRPYKYLRYGSNSCLVYQDSHEVENPYKCADCGRSFSWSARLIRHRRIHTGEKPCKRLDCGKGFCDSSNFITRRRIHTGENPYQCGECGKRFNQSSSLIIHQRTHTGEKPYRCEECGKSFTNSSHFNAHRRIHTGERPHVCTDCGKSFSKSSDLCAHHRTHTGEKPYGCHDCGKCFSKSSYREIHTXEKLLS from the exons ATGGCCAAACCCCCTCGGAGAGGAAATGGCACTAACTCCGAAAGCTTATGGCAGCACTTCAGAAGACTCCATTACCAGGAGGTGGCTGGGCCCCGGGAGGCTTTCAGCCAACTATGGGAACTTTGCTGTCGGTGGCTAAGGCTGAAGGTGCGGACCAAAGAGCAGATTGTAGAATTGTTGGTACTAGAGCAATTCCTGACCATGCTACCTGGGGAGATCCAGAACTGGGTACAGAAGCAATGtccagaaaatggagaggaggTGGTGACACTGGTGGAAGATTTAGAAAGAGAGCCTGGAAGACCTGGACATTGG gtcacagtctctgtgaaggGGCAGGAAATGCACTCGGAGAAGATAACACCCCTGAAATCATCACAGGAGTTAAGTGTTCTGCAGGAGTCAGTGGAA CCCCAACCCAAGGGTGTATCCAAGAAAGAGAGGGCAAGAAGCCCAGCCCTAAGACTACAGGAGCAGATGGACCCAAAGGAGAATCTCAAACCTTTTCAAAGGAGCG GATTTCTATTTCCTAAACCCAATGTGGTGTCCAGGTTGGATCAAGGAGAGCCATTGATCTCTGATCTGCTTAGTTCCAAGGAGAAGGATGTCTCAAAAGGCAACAGCACAGGAGCCAGTCTATTACCATCCAAGGGAGAGAGAATTGGCTGGACAGAACAAGATCACTGGGTCTTTGATGACGAGAAGATGGTAGGTGTGCACTGGGGCAATAAAGAGACTAGAACATTCCTTGCAATTCTCAGTCAGATTGAATTTTATGAAGCCCTCCGAAACTGCCACAGGAATAGCCAGGTGTATGGGGCTGTAGCTGAGAGGCTGTGTGAGTATGTTTTCCTCCGGACCATGGAACAGTGTTGGACCAAGTTCAAAGGCCTTCAGAAGAGCTATAGGAAGGTCAAGAGTGGTCATCCACCTGATACCTGCCCCTTCTTTGAAGAGATGGAAGCTCTGATGAGTGCCCAGGTCATTTCATTGCCCATGAATGGCCTGGAAGAGGCAGCTTCCCATTCTGGCCAGGCCAGCAGTGATGCTGAGACCGAGGAGCCAGGGCAGAGGGACTGGCagcaggaagatggagaagaggctATAGCTGGAAGGTCGGACAGTGATGACCTGGAGG AACCCCAGGACCCTGACAACCCACCTGCATCTGTCCTGTTCTGAAGCCCAAGTG GTATACATTGGGGCTATGAAGAAACCAAGACTTACCTTTCAATTCTTAGTGAGACTCAGTTCTATGGAGCCCTCCAGAACTGTCACTGAAACAGCCAGTTATATGGAGCAGTTGCTGAGAGACTGTGGGAATATGGCTCCCTTAGAACTCCAGAGCAATGTCGTACCAAATTTAAAAGCCTACAAATCAGCTATCGGAAAGTCAAGAATGGCCAAGCACCAGAAACCTGCCCCTTTGAAGAAATGGATGCTTTGGTGAGTGCCCAAGTTGCTGCCCCACCTATTGATGaccaggaaaaagaaacagcTTCTTGCTGCCTCCAGAGAACCAGTGAGGCTGAACCTAAGGAGCAAGATGAGGACACAGAAGAT GAAGATTCAGATGATGAAGATGATACTGAGATACCTCCAGGGACTGTTATAACCCAGAGCCCCAGTG GTTTTGAGGCTGGATTTGATAATGAAGAGAATTCAAAACGGGATATTTCTGAGGAAGTGCAGCTTCATAGGACGTTACTTGCAAGGTCTGAAAGGAAAATTCCCCGTCTTGTTAATCAGAGTAAAGCTAGTAAGAATGAATTTTCATCAGAAAGCCAGTGGGGAAagactcaaaaagagaaaaaaagacaactgGCATTCCCAGAGAAGAGTATAGGTAAAATCCTGACTTATCAGAGGCCAGGCTTGGAAGACAGACCTTATAAATATCTCAGGTATGGCTCAAACTCCTGTCTCGTGTATCAGGACTCCCATGAGGTAGAAAACCCATATAAATGTGCTGACTGTGGGAGAAGCTTCAGTTGGAGCGCACGCCTCATCAGACACCGAAGAATCCACACTGGAGAAAAACCGTGTAAGCGTCTTGACTGTGGGAAAGGTTTCTGTGACAGTTCCAATTTCATTACCCGTCGGAGAATTCACACAGGAGAAAACCCTTATCAGTGTGGTGAATGTGGAAAACGATTCAATCAGAGCTCAAGCCTTATAATTCACCAGAGAACCCACACAGGAGAAAAGCCTTATCGGTGTGAAGAGTGTGGGAAAAGCTTCACTAACAGTTCTCATTTCAATGCACATAGGAGGatacacacaggagagagacccCATGTTTGTACTGACTGTGGTAAGAGTTTTAGTAAGAGTTCTGACTTATGTGCACATCACAGAacccacacaggagagaaaccttatgggtGCCATGACTGTGGCAAATGCTTCAGTAAGAGCTCTTACCGAGAGATTCATACATGAGAAAAGCTGCTGTCGTAG
- the Tubgcp4 gene encoding gamma-tubulin complex component 4 isoform X2, translated as MIHELLLALSGYPGSIFTWNKRSGLQVSQDFPFLHPSETSVLNRLCRLGTDYIRFTEFIEQYTGHVQQQDHHPSQQGQGGLHGIYLRAFCTGLDSVLQPYRQALLDLEQEFLADPHLSISHVNYSLDQFQLLFPSVMVVVEQIKSQKIHGCQILETVYKHSCGGLPPVRSALEKILAVCHGVMYKQLSAWMLHGLLLDQHEEFFIKQGPSSGNISAQLEEDEEDLGIGGLTGKQLRELQDLRLIEEENMLAPSLKQFSLRVEILPSYIPVRVAEKILFVGESVQMFENQNVNLTRKGSILKNQEDTFAAELHRLKQQPLFSLVAFEQVVDRIRSTVAEHLWKLMVEESDLLGQLKIIKDFYLLGRGELFQAFIDTAQHMLKTPPTAVTEHDVNVAFQQSAHKVLLDDDNLLPLLHLTIEYHGKDHKDATQPREVPSRETSPREAPSSGWAALGLSYKVQWPLHILFTPAVLEKYNVVFKYLLSVRRVQAELQHCWALQMQRKHLRSNQTDAVKWRLRNHMAFLVDNLQYYLQVDVLESQFSQLLQQINSTRDFESIRLAHDHFLSNLLAQSFILLKPVFHCLNEILDLCHSFCSLVSQNLGPLDERGAAQLSILVKGFSRQSSLLFKILSSVRNHQINSDLAQLLLRLDYNKYYTQAGGTLGSFGM; from the exons ATGATTCACGAACTGCTCTTGGCCCTGAGTGGGTACCCAGGATCCATTTTCACCTGGAACAAGCGGAGTGGCCTGCAG GTTTCCCAGGATTTTCCATTTCTTCACCCCAGTGAGACTAGTGTCCTGAATCGACTCTGCCGGCTTGGCACAGACTACATTCGATTCACTGAGTTCATTGAACAGTATACAGGCCATGTGCAGCAACAG GATCACCATCCATCCCAGCAGGGCCAAGGCGGACTGCATGGGATCTACCTGAGAGCCTTCTGCACAGGGCTGGATTCAGTTTTGCAGCCTTATCGCCAAGCACTGCTTGATTTGGAACAAGAG TTCCTGGCTGACCCACATCTCTCCATATCACATGTCAATTACTCCTTAGATCAG TTCCAGCTCCTTTTTCCCTCTGTGATGGTTGTAGTGGAGCAAATTAAAAGCCAAAAG ATTCATGGCTGTCAAATCCTGGAAACAGTTTACAAACATAGCTGTGGGGGGTTGCCTCCTGTTCGAAGTGCATTAGAAAA aATCCTGGCTGTATGCCATGGAGTTATGTATAAACAGCTCTCGGCCTGGATGCTGCATGGACTCCTTTTGGACCAGCATGAAGAGTTCTTCATCAAACAGGGTCCATCTTCTGGTAATATCAGTGCCCAGctggaagaggatgaagaggatctGGGCATTGGAGGCCTGACAGGAAAACAACTGAGAGAACTGCAGGACTTG CGCCTAATTGAGGAAGAGAACATGCTGGCCCCATCTCTGAAGCAGTTTTCCCTGAGGGTAGAGATTTTACCATCCTACATTCCAGTGAGAGTTGCTGAAAAAATCCTCTTTGTTGGAGAGTCTGTCCAGATGTTTGAGAATCAAAATGTGAACCTGACAAGGAAAG GGTCCATCTTGAAAAACCAGGAGGACACTTTCGCTGCCGAGTTGCACCGGCTCAAGCAGCAGCCACTCTTCAGCCTGGTGGCTTTTGAACAGGTGGTAGACCGGATCCGTAGCACTGTGGCCGAG CACCTCTGGAAGCTAATGGTGGAAGAGTCAGATTTACTGGGTCAGCTGAAG ATCATTAAAGACTTTTACCTTCTGGGACGAGGAGAGCTGTTCCAGGCCTTCATTGACACAGCTCAACACATGTTAAAAACACCACCCACTGCAGTAACAGAGCATG ATGTGAATGTGGCCTTTCAACAGTCAGCACACAAGGTGTTGCTAGATGATGACAACCTTCTCCCTCTGTTGCACTTGACGATTGAGTATCATGGAAAGGACCACAAAG ATGCCACCCAGCCAAGAGAAGTGCCCTCTCGGGAGACATCCCCCCGGGAGGCTCCTTCTTCCGGCTGGGCTGCCCTAGGACTTTCCTACAAAGTACAGTGGCCGCTACACATTCTCTTcaccccagctgtcctggaaaa GTACAATGTTGTTTTTAAGTACTTACTGAGTGTGCGCCGTGTCCAAGCTGAACTGCAGCACTGCTGGGCGCTCCAGATGCAGCGCAAGCACCTCAGATCTAACCAGACAGACGCAGTCAAGTGGCGCCTAAGAAATCATATGGCTTTCTTGGTGGACAATCTTCAGTACTATCTCCAG GTAGATGTGCTGGAGTCTCAGTTCTCACAGCTGCTTCAGCAGATCAATTCTACGAGGGACTTTGAAAGCATCCGATTGGCGCACGACCACTTCCTAAGCAATTTGCTGGCCCAGTCCTTTATTTTGCTGAAGCCT GTGTTTCACTGCCTGAATGAAATCCTAGATCTCTGTCACAGTTTTTGTTCACTGGTCAGTCAGAACCTGGGTCCACTGGATGAGCGTGGAGCTGCCCAGCTGAGCATTCTCGTGAAG GGCTTTAGTCGCCAGTCTTCACTCCTGTTCAAGATTCTTTCCAGTGTTCGGAATCACCAGATCAACTCAGATTTGGCTCAGTTACTGCTCCGGCTAGACTATAACAAATATTACACCCAGGCTGGTGGAACTCTGGGCAG
- the Tubgcp4 gene encoding gamma-tubulin complex component 4 isoform X1 — protein sequence MIHELLLALSGYPGSIFTWNKRSGLQVSQDFPFLHPSETSVLNRLCRLGTDYIRFTEFIEQYTGHVQQQDHHPSQQGQGGLHGIYLRAFCTGLDSVLQPYRQALLDLEQEFLADPHLSISHVNYSLDQFQLLFPSVMVVVEQIKSQKIHGCQILETVYKHSCGGLPPVRSALEKILAVCHGVMYKQLSAWMLHGLLLDQHEEFFIKQGPSSGNISAQLEEDEEDLGIGGLTGKQLRELQDLRLIEEENMLAPSLKQFSLRVEILPSYIPVRVAEKILFVGESVQMFENQNVNLTRKGSILKNQEDTFAAELHRLKQQPLFSLVAFEQVVDRIRSTVAEHLWKLMVEESDLLGQLKIIKDFYLLGRGELFQAFIDTAQHMLKTPPTAVTEHDVNVAFQQSAHKVLLDDDNLLPLLHLTIEYHGKDHKADATQPREVPSRETSPREAPSSGWAALGLSYKVQWPLHILFTPAVLEKYNVVFKYLLSVRRVQAELQHCWALQMQRKHLRSNQTDAVKWRLRNHMAFLVDNLQYYLQVDVLESQFSQLLQQINSTRDFESIRLAHDHFLSNLLAQSFILLKPVFHCLNEILDLCHSFCSLVSQNLGPLDERGAAQLSILVKGFSRQSSLLFKILSSVRNHQINSDLAQLLLRLDYNKYYTQAGGTLGSFGM from the exons ATGATTCACGAACTGCTCTTGGCCCTGAGTGGGTACCCAGGATCCATTTTCACCTGGAACAAGCGGAGTGGCCTGCAG GTTTCCCAGGATTTTCCATTTCTTCACCCCAGTGAGACTAGTGTCCTGAATCGACTCTGCCGGCTTGGCACAGACTACATTCGATTCACTGAGTTCATTGAACAGTATACAGGCCATGTGCAGCAACAG GATCACCATCCATCCCAGCAGGGCCAAGGCGGACTGCATGGGATCTACCTGAGAGCCTTCTGCACAGGGCTGGATTCAGTTTTGCAGCCTTATCGCCAAGCACTGCTTGATTTGGAACAAGAG TTCCTGGCTGACCCACATCTCTCCATATCACATGTCAATTACTCCTTAGATCAG TTCCAGCTCCTTTTTCCCTCTGTGATGGTTGTAGTGGAGCAAATTAAAAGCCAAAAG ATTCATGGCTGTCAAATCCTGGAAACAGTTTACAAACATAGCTGTGGGGGGTTGCCTCCTGTTCGAAGTGCATTAGAAAA aATCCTGGCTGTATGCCATGGAGTTATGTATAAACAGCTCTCGGCCTGGATGCTGCATGGACTCCTTTTGGACCAGCATGAAGAGTTCTTCATCAAACAGGGTCCATCTTCTGGTAATATCAGTGCCCAGctggaagaggatgaagaggatctGGGCATTGGAGGCCTGACAGGAAAACAACTGAGAGAACTGCAGGACTTG CGCCTAATTGAGGAAGAGAACATGCTGGCCCCATCTCTGAAGCAGTTTTCCCTGAGGGTAGAGATTTTACCATCCTACATTCCAGTGAGAGTTGCTGAAAAAATCCTCTTTGTTGGAGAGTCTGTCCAGATGTTTGAGAATCAAAATGTGAACCTGACAAGGAAAG GGTCCATCTTGAAAAACCAGGAGGACACTTTCGCTGCCGAGTTGCACCGGCTCAAGCAGCAGCCACTCTTCAGCCTGGTGGCTTTTGAACAGGTGGTAGACCGGATCCGTAGCACTGTGGCCGAG CACCTCTGGAAGCTAATGGTGGAAGAGTCAGATTTACTGGGTCAGCTGAAG ATCATTAAAGACTTTTACCTTCTGGGACGAGGAGAGCTGTTCCAGGCCTTCATTGACACAGCTCAACACATGTTAAAAACACCACCCACTGCAGTAACAGAGCATG ATGTGAATGTGGCCTTTCAACAGTCAGCACACAAGGTGTTGCTAGATGATGACAACCTTCTCCCTCTGTTGCACTTGACGATTGAGTATCATGGAAAGGACCACAAAG CAGATGCCACCCAGCCAAGAGAAGTGCCCTCTCGGGAGACATCCCCCCGGGAGGCTCCTTCTTCCGGCTGGGCTGCCCTAGGACTTTCCTACAAAGTACAGTGGCCGCTACACATTCTCTTcaccccagctgtcctggaaaa GTACAATGTTGTTTTTAAGTACTTACTGAGTGTGCGCCGTGTCCAAGCTGAACTGCAGCACTGCTGGGCGCTCCAGATGCAGCGCAAGCACCTCAGATCTAACCAGACAGACGCAGTCAAGTGGCGCCTAAGAAATCATATGGCTTTCTTGGTGGACAATCTTCAGTACTATCTCCAG GTAGATGTGCTGGAGTCTCAGTTCTCACAGCTGCTTCAGCAGATCAATTCTACGAGGGACTTTGAAAGCATCCGATTGGCGCACGACCACTTCCTAAGCAATTTGCTGGCCCAGTCCTTTATTTTGCTGAAGCCT GTGTTTCACTGCCTGAATGAAATCCTAGATCTCTGTCACAGTTTTTGTTCACTGGTCAGTCAGAACCTGGGTCCACTGGATGAGCGTGGAGCTGCCCAGCTGAGCATTCTCGTGAAG GGCTTTAGTCGCCAGTCTTCACTCCTGTTCAAGATTCTTTCCAGTGTTCGGAATCACCAGATCAACTCAGATTTGGCTCAGTTACTGCTCCGGCTAGACTATAACAAATATTACACCCAGGCTGGTGGAACTCTGGGCAG